CACAGTCGCGGCCAGGCCGATCCAGCCGATGAAGATGAGCGTCGCGATGCCGCTGATGGCCAGCCAAAGCAGGGCCCACCAGAAGGTACGCAGCAACCAGTCGAAATGAGCGGCATAGACGGTACCTGCAGCGTCCGAGCGCTTCAGGTACATCAGCACTACGGCTGCCAGCGTGGCGATGCCCAGGAAACCGCTCGTCAGGAAGCCCAGGGCGTACAAGCCATAGGCAACGTGGGTCAACGTGCGCAGGTCTAACGTCGTTCCGGGCACGGGGGTCTGGGGATCACTCACGATAACGCTCCAACGAATTGACTCGGTCAATCTTACCGCACAAAGCTACCCCGCCCACGCCCGTTGTTATTTGTGCACATTCAATGCTGGCGCGGCTCGCAGCCTGATTGACGGTCCGCAACCGCACGCCAAAAAGGCCTAGCGGCGCGCAGCCGCGGCGACAGCCTTCTGCCTCATCGCGCAACCAAACAAAAGAAAAAACCCCGCAGCGCGAGCTGCGGGGTTCTTGGAATCAAAGCCTGACAATGACCTACTTTCACGGACGTCCGTCCACTATCATCGGCGCAAAGGCGTTTCACTGTCCTGTTCGGGATGGGAAGGAGTGGGACCACCTTGCTATGGTTGTCAGGCGTAACTGCTTGAGTGTGTGCCCTATCGGGGCAAACGCTCCAATTCTGCCGGGAGACCGATGCACGGGCCTGGAGCGGACTCGACAGGCGCCCGCAATGGGCTCTCACAAAAGACAAAACCCCACAGGGGTTACCTGTGGGGTTCTGCGGAATAAAAGCTTGACGATGACCTACTTTCACAGACGTCCGTCCACTATCATCGGCGCAAAGTCGTTTCACTGTCCTGTTCGGGATGGGAAGGAGTGGGACCAACTCGCTATGGTCGTCAAGCGTAACTGGTTGAGCGGTTGCGGTTGAGGCAACTGCTCCAATCTTGGAAGAAACACAACGCGTGGCGATCAGAGTCAGACTCGATGATCACGCACGATGGGGTGTAATTGGTGTTGGCTGGCTGCCGACGGTGCAGCCAGATTTTGTATTGAACGACACTTGGAACGCTATATCACCAGGTCATAACCATCAGTGTTATAGGATCAAGCCTCACGGGCAATTAGTATCGGTTAGCTTAACGCATTACTGCGCTTCCACACCCGACCTATCAACGTCCTGGTCTCGAACGACCCTTCAGGGGGATCAAGTCCCCGGGATACCTTATCTTCAGACGAGTTTCCCGCTTAGATGCCTTCAGCGGTTATCTCTTCCGTACTTAGCTACCCGGCAATGCCATTGGCATGACAACCGGTACACCAGAGGTACGTCCACTCCGGTCCTCTCGTACTAGGAGCAGGCTCCGTCAAGTATCCAACGCCCACGGCAGATAGGGACCAAACTGTCTCACGACGTTTTAAACCCAGCTCACGTACCTCTTTAAATGGCGAACAGCCATACCCTTGGGACCGGCTACAGCCCCAGGATGAGATGAGCCGACATCGAGGTGCCAAACACCGCCGTCGATATGAACTCTTGGGCGGTATCAGCCTGTTATCCCCAGAGTACCTTTTATCCGTTGAGCGATGGCCCTTCCATTCAGAACCACCGGATCACTATGTCCTGCTTTCGCACCTGTTCGACTTGTCAGTCTCACAGTCAAGCACGCTTATGCCATTGCACTATCAGCACGATTTCCGACCGTACCTAGCGTACCTTCGAACTCCTCCGTTACACTTTGGGAGGAGACCGCCCCAGTCAAACTGCCCACCATGCACTGTCCCCGATCCGGATAACGGACCAAGGTTAGAACCGCAAACAAACCAGGGTGGTATTTCAAGGATGGCTCCACGTGATCTAGCGACCACGCTTCAAAGCCTCCCACCTATCCTACACAGGCCGGTTCACAGATCAATGCAAAGCTACAGTAAAGGTTCATGGGGTCTTTCCGTCTAGCCGCGGGTAGATTGCATCATCACAAACACTTCAACTTCGCTGAGTCTCAGGAGGAGACAGTGTGGCCATCGTTACGCCATTCGTGCAGGTCGGAACTTACCCGACAAGGAATTTCGCTACCTTAGGACCGTTATAGTTACGGCCGCCGTTTACCGGGGCTTCGATCAAGAGCTTGCACCCCATCACTTAACCTTCCGGCACCGGGCAGGCGTCACACCCTATACGTCGACTTTCGTCTTTGCAGAGTGCTGTGTTTTTAATAAACAGTCGCAGCCACCGATTCTCTGCGACCCCATCATGCTAAGCGCGCAGGCGCTTCACACTACCGGGGTATACCTTCTCCCGAAGTTACGGTATCAATTTGCCGAGTTCCTTCTCCTGAGTTCTCTCAAGCGCCTTGGAATATTCATCCCGTCCACCTGTGTCGGTTTGCGGTACGGTCTCGTACAGCTGAAGCTTAGAGGCTTTTCTTGGAACCGCTTCCAATCACTTCGCAAGCAATGCTCGCTCGTGCCACACCCTTGATTTACGCGCCCGGATTTGCCTAAGCGCCATCTTCGATGCAGCAACAGGGACATCCAACACCCTGATGATCTTCCGCGATCCGTCCCCCCATCGCACTGTACGACGGTGCTGGAATATTAACCAGCTTCCCATCAGCTACGCATCTCTGCCTCGCCTTAGGGGCCGACTCACCCTGCGCCGATGAACGTTGCGCAGGAAACCTTGGACTTACGGCGAGGGGGCTTTTCACCCCCTTTATCGCTACTCATGTCAGCATTCGCACTTCTGATACCTCCAGCAGCCTTTACAAGCCACCTTCGCAGGCTTACAGAACGCTCTCCTACCGCGTGCACTAAAAGTGCACACCCGCAGCTTCGGTTTATCGCTTAGCCCCGTTACATCTTCCGCGCAGGACGACTCGATCAGTGAGCTATTACGCTTTCTTTAAAGGATGGCTGCTTCTAAGCCAACCTCCTGACTGTCTATGCCTTCCCACTTCGTTTCCCACTTAGCGATAATTTGGGACCTTAGCTGGCGGTCTGGGTTGTTTCCCTCTTGAGTCCGGACGTTAGCACCCGGTGCTCTGTCTCCCAAGCTGTACTTGCGGGTATTCGGAGTTTGCCATAGTTTGGTAAGTCGCCATGACCCCCTAGCTATAACAGTGCTCTACCCCCCGCAGTAATACTTGAGGCACTACCTAAATAGTTTTCGGAGAGAACCAGCTATTTCCAGATTTGTTTAGCCTTTCACCCCTATCCACAGCTCATCCCCTAATTTTTCAACATTAGTGGGTTCGGTCCTCCAGCACGTGTTACCGTGCCTTCAACCTGGCCATGGATAGATCATCTGGTTTCGGGTCTACACCCAGCGACTGAATCGCCCTATTCGGACTCGCTTTCGCTACGGCTTCCCTATTCGGTTAACCTTGCCACTGAATGTAAGTCGCTGACCCATTATACAAAAGGTACGCAGTCACCCCACAAGGAGGCTCCTACTGTTTGTATGCATACGGTTTCAGGATCTATTTCACTCCCCTTCCGGGGTTCTTTTCGCCTTTCCCTCACGGTACTGGTTCACTATCGGTCGATCACGAGTATTTAGCCTTGGAGGATGGTCCCCCCATCTTCAAACAGGATTTCACGTGTCCCGCCCTACTTTTCTTACGCTTAGTTCCACACACAAGATTTCGCCTACAGGGCTATCACCTGCTACGGCCGGACTTTCCATTCCGTTCGACTATCTTGCGTGCTAAAACGTAAAGGCTCTTCCGATTTCGCTCGCCACTACTTTCGGAATCTCGGTTGATTTCTTTTCCTCGAGCTACTGAGATGTTTCAGTTCACCCGGTTCGCTTCCACTGGCCTATGTATTCAGCCAGGGATACCGCATTGCTGCGGTGGGTTTCCCCATTCGGACATCTACGGATCAAAGCTTGTTTGCCAGCTCCCCGTAGCTTTTCGCAGGCTACTACGTCCTTCATCGCCTGTGATCGCCAAGGCATCCACCATATGCACTTAGTCGCTTGATCCTATAACGCTGTAGGCTATAGGACCTGAGTATTAGCGTTTGTGCCGTTCATAAGTTTCAAAGCAGTCTGAGGTTATTCACCCCAGTCTTGAGAACTTGGAACAAAATTAATGCAATCACAACCCGTACTTATCTTCATCGGCTTGCGCCGAGTACTTGATAAGTACATTTTCGTTGTGCTTCTTCCAGATTGTTAAAGAACAAATATAGCTGTCAGGTAAAACCTAACTCATAAGGCCGTTTCAACGACGCTATGAGTTAGCCTCTACATCACCAGGCATCAAGTACTTGGTGGAGGTGAACGGGATCGAACCGATGACATCCTGCTTGCAAAGCAGGCGCTCTCCCAGCTGAGCTACACCCCCATATCCCGCATGCGCAGAATACTTGGTGGGTCTGGTTGGATTCGAACCAACGACCCCCGCCTTATCAAGACGGTGCTCTAACCGACTGAGCTACAGACCCAAAAACCTTTTCGGATCAGCAGTCAGGAAAGCTGTAGACCCAGGGAAGATTCCCTCGACCCAAGCCTGCAACTGATCCCAGCTATATCAAACAACCGATAAGAGTGGACGCTTAACACGAGCACTAAGCTCTGAAAGGAGGTGATCCAGCCGCACCTTCCGATACGGCTACCTTGTTACGACTTCACCCCAGTCATGAATCCTACCGTGGTAATCGCCCCCCTTACGGTTAGGCTAACTACTTCTGGTAAAACCCACTCCCATGGTGTGACGGGCGGTGTGTACAAGACCCGGGAACGTATTCACCGCGACATGCTGATCCGCGATTACTAGCGATTCCGACTTCACGCAGTCGAGTTGCAGACTGCGATCCGGACTACGATCGGGTTTCTGGGATTGGCTCCCCCTCGCGGGTTGGCGACCCTCTGTCCCGACCATTGTATGACGTGTGAAGCCCTACCCATAAGGGCCATGAGGACTTGACGTCATCCCCACCTTCCTCCGGTTTGTCACCGGCAGTCTCATTAGAGTGCCCTTTCGTAGCAACTAATGACAAGGGTTGCGCTCGTTGCGGGACTTAACCCAACATCTCACGACACGAGCTGACGACAGCCATGCAGCACCTGTGTTCCGGTTCTCTTGCGAGCACTTCCAAATCTCTTCGGAATTCCAGACATGTCAAGGGTAGGTAAGGTTTTTCGCGTTGCATCGAATTAATCCACATCATCCACCGCTTGTGCGGGTCCCCGTCAATTCCTTTGAGTTTTAATCTTGCGACCGTACTCCCCAGGCGGTCAACTTCACGCGTTAGCTGCGCTACCAAGGTCCGAAGACCCCAACAGCTAGTTGACATCGTTTAGGGCGTGGACTACCAGGGTATCTAATCCTGTTTGCTCCCCACGCTTTCGTGCATGAGCGTCAGTGTTATCCCAGGAGGCTGCCTTCGCCATCGGTGTTCCTCCGCATATCTACGCATTTCACTGCTACACGCGGAATTCCACCTCCCTCTGACACACTCTAGCCCGGTAGTTAAAAATGCAGTTCCAAAGTTAAGCTCTGGGATTTCACATCTTTCTTTCCGAACCGCCTGCGCACGCTTTACGCCCAGTAATTCCGATTAACGCTTGCACCCTACGTATTACCGCGGCTGCTGGCACGTAGTTAGCCGGTGCTTATTCTGCAGGTACCGTCAGTTTCACGGGGTATTAACCCATGACGTTTCTTTCCTGCCAAAAGTGCTTTACAACCCGAAGGCCTTCATCGCACACGCGGGATGGCTGGATCAGGGTTTCCCCCATTGTCCAAAATTCCCCACTGCTGCCTCCCGTAGGAGTCTGGGCCGTGTCTCAGTCCCAGTGTGGCTGGTCGTCCTCTCAAACCAGCTACGGATCGTCGCCTTGGTGAGCCGTTACCCCACCAACTAGCTAATCCGATATCGGCCGCTCCAATAGTGCAAGGTCTTGCGATCCCCTGCTTTCCCCCGTAGGGCGTATGCGGTATTAGCTACGCTTTCGCGTAGTTATCCCCCGCTACTGGGCACGTTCCGATACATTACTCACCCGTTCGCCACTCGCCACCAGACCGAAGTCCGTGCTGCCGTTCGACTTGCATGTGTAAGGCATCCCGCTAGCGTTCAATCTGAGCCAGGATCAAACTCTTCAGTTTAATCTCTGTATTTGTTTCGTATTTCTTAACCCCCGAAAGGGTCGAGTCATACGTCGCTACTCAAAGGAAGTGAGGTATGTTCTTAAACTTGACGTCTAAGGTACTTCACTTCTAGTGAGCACTTGATTTCATTGTGCTTGTGACCGAAGTCACACTGCACTCGCATCAAGCGCCCACACTTATCGGTTGTTTAATTGTTAAAGAGCGGTACTGCTAAATTCTGTACTACTTACTGCATCTTGCCGCCAACTTCGCGCTTCGTCGCTTTCGCAACATCGCTGTGTCGACAGCAGAGAAACGAGATTATGAAGGAGTTTTTAGCGTTTGTCAAATCATTGACGCTTTTGTTTGAGTTTTTCAACTCACCGCAGCAGCAAGATTTGGCAACCTATCGCCAAGACCCCTTCAGGTCCGCCAGGACCGCGCCCTGACTTTTCGCTTCCCTTAGCAGCTATCGAAATGTCGGGGTATACCCTGATCTTTCGGTAGCAGCCAAGCCGCAAACTATAACACCTTTTTGCAGCTCATGCAGCTGGCTTTTGCCTAATCTGCATTTATCACTGTAAAGCCACTGTTTTACTGGATCTCTCCACTTCACTGCGGCCGAGAACACAAGGCTCTCACTTATATATAAAGACAAACCCCCGCAGGGTAACCTGCGGGGGTTTGCGGAATAAAAGCTTGACGATGACCTACTTTCACAGACGTCCGTCCACTATCATCGGCGCAAAGTCGTTTCACTGTCCTGTTCGGGATGGGAAGGAGTGGGACCAACTCGCTATGGTCGTCAAGCGTAACTGGTTGAGCGGCTGCGGTTGAGGCAACAGCTCCAATCTTGGAAGAAACACAACGCGTGGCGATCAGAGTCAGACTCGATGATCACGCACGGTGGGGTGTAATTGGTGTTGGCTGGCTGCCGACGGTGCAGCCAGATTTTGTATTGAACGACACTTGGAACGCTATATCACCAGGTCATAACCATCAGTGTTATAGGATCAAGCCTCACGGGCAATTAGTATCGGTTAGCTTAACGCATTACTGCGCTTCCACACCCGACCTATCAACGTCCTGGTCTCGAACGACCCTTCAGGGGGATCAAGTCCCCGGGATACCTTATCTTCAGACGAGTTTCCCGCTTAGATGCCTTCAGCGGTTATCTCTTCCGTACTTAGCTACCCGGCAATGCCATTGGCATGACAACCGGTACACCAGAGGTACGTCCACTCCGGTCCTCTCGTACTAGGAGCAGGCTCCGTCAAGTATCCAACGCCCACGGCAGATAGGGACCAAACTGTCTCACGACGTTTTAAACCCAGCTCACGTACCTCTTTAAATGGCGAACAGCCATACCCTTGGGACCGGCTACAGCCCCAGGATGAGATGAGCCGACATCGAGGTGCCAAACACCGCCGTCGATATGAACTCTTGGGCGGTATCAGCCTGTTATCCCCAGAGTACCTTTTATCCGTTGAGCGATGGCCCTTCCATTCAGAACCACCGGATCACTATGTCCTGCTTTCGCACCTGTTCGACTTGTCAGTCTCACAGTCAAGCACGCTTATGCCATTGCACTATCAGCACGATTTCCGACCGTACCTAGCGTACCTTCGAACTCCTCCGTTACACTTTGGGAGGAGACCGCCCCAGTCAAACTGCCCACCATGCACTGTCCCCGATCCGGATAACGGACCAAGGTTAGAACCGCAAACAAACCAGGGTGGTATTTCAAGGATGGCTCCACGTGATCTAGCGACCACGCTTCAAAGCCTCCCACCTATCCTACACAGGCCGGTTCACAGATCAATGCAAAGCTACAGTAAAGGTTCATGGGGTCTTTCCGTCTAGCCGCGGGTAGATTGCATCATCACAAACACTTCAACTTCGCTGAGTCTCAGGAGGAGACAGTGTGGCCATCGTTACGCCATTCGTGCAGGTCGGAACTTACCCGACAAGGAATTTCGCTACCTTAGGACCGTTATAGTTACGGCCGCCGTTTACCGGGGCTTCGATCAAGAGCTTGCACCCCATCACTTAACCTTCCGGCACCGGGCAGGCGTCACACCCTATACGTCGACTTTCGTCTTTGCAGAGTGCTGTGTTTTTAATAAACAGTCGCAGCCACCGATTCTCTGCGACCCCATCATGCTAAGCGCGCAGGCGCTTCACACTACCGGGGTATACCTTCTCCCGAAGTTACGGTATCAATTTGCCGAGTTCCTTCTCCTGAGTTCTCTCAAGCGCCTTGGAATATTCATCCCGTCCACCTGTGTCGGTTTGCGGTACGGTCTCGTACAGCTGAAGCTTAGAGGCTTTTCTTGGAACCACTTCCAATCACTTCGCAAGCAATGCTCGCTCGTGCCATACCCTTGATTTACGCGCCCGGATTTGCCTAAGCGCCATCTTCGATACAGCAACAGGGACATCCAACACCCTGATGATCTTCCGCGATCCGTCCCCCCATCGCACTGTACGACGGTGCTGGAATATTAACCAGCTTCCCATCAGCTACGCATCTCTGCCTCGCCTTAGGGGCCGACTCACCCTGCGCCGATGAACGTTGCGCAGGAAACCTTGGACTTACGGCGAGGGGGCTTTTCACCCCCTTTATCGCTACTCATGTCAGCATTCGCACTTCTGATACCTCCAGCAGCCTTTACAAGCCACCTTCGCAGGCTTACAGAACGCTCTCCTACCGCGTGCACAAAGTGCACACCCGCAGCTTCGGTTTATCGCTTAGCCCCGTTACATCTTCCGCGCAGGACGACTCGATCAGTGAGCTATTACGCTTTCTTTAAAGGATGGCTGCTTCTAAGCCAACCTCCTGACTGTCTATGCCTTCCCACTTCGTTTCCCACTTAGCGATAATTTGGGACCTTAGCTGGCGGTCTGGGTTGTTTCCCTCTTGAGTCCGGACGTTAGCACCCGGTGCTCTGTCTCCCAAGCTGTACTTGCGGGTATTCGGAGTTTGCCATAGTTTGGTAAGTCGCCATGACCCCCTAGCTATAACAGTGCTCTACCCCCCGCAGTAATACTTGAGGCACTACCTAAATAGTTTTCGGAGAGAACCAGCTATTTCCAGATTTGTTTAGCCTTTCACCCCTATCCACAGCTCATCCCCTAATTTTTCAACATTAGTGGGTTCGGTCCTCCAGCACGTGTTACCGTGCCTTCAACCTGGCCATGGATAGATCATCTGGTTTCGGGTCTACACCCAGCGACTGAATCGCCCTATTCGGACTCGCTTTCGCTACGGCTTCCCTATTCGGTTAACCTTGCCACTGAATGTAAGTCGCTGACCCATTATACAAAAGGTACGCAGTCACCCCACAAGGAGGCTCCTACTGTTTGTATGCATACGGTTTCAGGATCTATTTCACTCCCCTTCCGGGGTTCTTTTCGCCTTTCCCTCACGGTACTGGTTCACTATCGGTCGATCACGAGTATTTAGCCTTGGAGGATGGTCCCCCCATCTTCAAACAGGATTTCACGTGTCCCGCCCTACTTTTCTTACGCTTAGTTCCACACACAAGATTTCGCCTACAGGGCTATCACCTGCTACGGCCGGACTTTCCATTCCGTTCGACTATCTTGCGTGCTAAAACGTAAAGGCTCTTCCGATTTCGCTCGCCACTACTTTCGGAATCTCGGTTGATTTCTTTTCCTCGAGCTACTGAGATGTTTCAGTTCACCCGGTTCGCCTCCACTGGCCTATGTATTCAGCCAGGGATACCGCATTGCTGCGGTGGGTTTCCCCATTCGGACATCTACGGATCAAAGCTTGTTTGCCAGCTCCCCGTAGCTTTTCGCAGGCTACTACGTCCTTCATCGCCTGTGATCGCCAAGGCATCCACCATATGCACTTAGTCGCTTGATCCTATAACGCTGTAGGCTATAGGACCTGAGTATTAGCGTTTGTGCCGTTCATAAGTTTCAAAGCAGTCTGAGGTTATTCACCTCAGTCTTGAGAACTTGGAACAAAATTAATGCAATCACAACCCGTACTTATCTTCATCGGCTTGCGCCGAGTACTTGATAAGTACATTTTCGTTGTGCTTCTTCCAGATTGTTAAAGAACAAATATAGCTGTTGAGTAAAACCCAACTCATAACACTGCGAGCAGCGCTATGAGTTAGCCTCTACACGGCATCAAAAACATTGACACCAGCTACATCAAACAACCGATAAGTGTGGACGCTTAACACGAGCACTAAGCTCTGAAAGGAGGTGATCCAGCCGCACCTTCCGATACGGCTACCTTGTTACGACTTCACCCCAGTCATGAATCCTACCGTGGTAATCGCCCCCCTTGCGGTTAGGCTAACTACTTCTGGTAAAACCCACTCCCATGGTGTGACGGGCGGTGTGTACAAGACCCGGGAACGTATTCACCGCGACATGCTGATCCGCGATTACTAGCGATTCCGACTTCACGCAGTCGAGTTGCAGACTGCGATCCGGACTACGATCGGGTTTCTGGGATTGGCTCCCCCTCGCGGGTTGGCGACCCTCTGTCCCGACCATTGTATGACGTGTGAAGCCCTACCCATAAGGGCCATGAGGACTTGACGTCATCCCCACCTTCCTCCGGTTTGTCACCGGCAGTCTCATTAGAGTGCCCTTTCGTAGCAACTAATGACAAGGGTTGCGCTCGTTGCGGGACTTAACCCAACATCTCACGACACGAGCTGACGACAGCCATGCAGCACCTGTGTTCCGGTTCTCTTGCGAGCACTCCTAAATCTCTTCAGGATTCCAGACATGTCAAGGGTAGGTAAGGTTTTTCGCGTTGCATCGAATTAATCCACATCATCCACCGCTTGTGCGGGTCCCCGTCAATTCCTTTGAGTTTTAATCTTGCGACCGTACTCCCCAGGCGGTCAACTTCACGCGTTAGCTGCGCTACCAAGGCCCGAAGGCCCCAACAGCTAGTTGACATCGTTTAGGGCGTGGACTACCAGGGTATCTAATCCTGTTTGCTCCCCACGCTTTCGTGCATGAGCGTCAGTGTTATCCCAGGAGGCTGCCTTCGCCATCGGTGTTCCTCCGCATATCTACGCATTTCACTGCTACACGCGGAATTCCACCTCCCTCTGACACACTCTAGCCCGGTAGTTAAAAATGCAGTTCCAAAGTTAAGCTCTGGGATTTCACATCTTTCTTTCCGAACCGCCTGCGCACGCTTTACGCCCAGTAATTCCGATTAACGCTTGCACCCTACGTATTACCGCGGCTGCTGGCACGTAGTTAGCCGGTGCTTATTCTGCAGGTACCGTCAGTTTCACGGGGTATTAACCCATGACGTTTCTTTCCTGCCA
The sequence above is drawn from the Achromobacter xylosoxidans genome and encodes:
- a CDS encoding DUF4870 family protein, which produces MSDPQTPVPGTTLDLRTLTHVAYGLYALGFLTSGFLGIATLAAVVLMYLKRSDAAGTVYAAHFDWLLRTFWWALLWLAISGIATLIFIGWIGLAATVIWVLYRLIKGWLSLLEGSAPTTYA